The window GTCTTTTAAGCATTTATTTTTTCTTAAAAATTTTATGGAGGATAAAGCCAATGATGGCGCCCACTATTGCAGGTACGAGCCAGCCAAGGCTCTGTTCATACAATGGTAATAATTTTAAGAGATTTTCATAGGGAACTAGTTTAATATCCATTAGTTTTAAGCCATCGTAAAGACTAACCATAAATGTTGGGATTAATGCTAATATATAAACAATTTGTCCACCTTTAAAGAAGTTATCTACAAGTGATAATACCATCAATACCATTGCTAATGGATAGATAATTAACAGTACAGGTAGAGATGTATTTATAATTGTAGTTAATCCAACATTTGTGATAGCTAAACTGACAATCGTGAATACTATTAAAAATACTTTATAAGAAATTTTTGGGAAAAGTTTGTTGAAAAACTGTGCATTGGCAGTAAGCAAACCGACTGCAGTAGAGACGCAAGCTAGCAAAATTGTAAGTGATAAAACAATACTTCCTAGATCACCAAAAAGTACATCTGCTGACTTTGCAATGATGGTACCACCATTATTAGATACACCAATAGCATCTATACTTGTATTACCTATATAGCCAAGTGAAATGTACACAAAAGCTAAACCAATTGCAGCAACGATACCTGCAAAAATCGTTGTTTTGACTTGTTTTTTAGTATCAGACATACCCATGTCTCGTAATGCTTGTAAAATAACAATCCCAAAAACAAGAGCACTCAGTACATCCATCGTTAAATAACCTTGAACAAAGCCTTCAGCAAAAGGTGAAACGGTATAGTTCCCAACCGCAGTACCTGGTTCGCCTAATGGTGTTACGAAGCTTTTTACAGCTAGTAATAAAATAACTAACAGGAGTGCAGGCGTTAAAATCTTTCCTACACGATCTACAAGCTTGGAAGGATTAATAGATAAATAGAGTATTAACGCAAAAAATAACACAGAAGTTATGAATAGTGGAGCCCAGTGCTCTGATGCTGCTTCTGAAAGAAACGGTGCAATTCCGATTTCATAGGACACAGAGCCTGTACGAGGTACTGCGAAAAATGGTCCAATGGCAAGATAAACAATCGAAGTGAATATAATACCGAAAATTGGGTTAACACGATTAGCGAGAAGTTGTAAATCTCCTCCTGCTTTGGCAACAGCGACGATAGCAAGTAGTGGCAAACCAACACCGGTTATTAAGAAACCAATCATTGCCGTCGTAATATGTTCGCCGGCTTGTTGACCTAGTAGTGGAGGGAAGATAATATTTCCTGCACCTAGGAATAGTGCAAATAGTAGTAAACCTACAGCTAGATTCTCTTTGATGAATTTCATAAAAATTAAAAACTCCTTTATTATTGAAAAGATTAAACTTTCTAAAAATTTTAAATACAGAAGTGTATGTTATCATATGATCGATAATCGTGCAACGAGATAGCTATTGCTAAGACGTCGGATTCTGTAGTATTTTATAGGATTGATAATTTGTTTGAAAAATAGTCAGTATTTCCGATTTCTGAATACGCAAATCTTTAGTATGATAGACACACAAGGAAATATTCTAGCATGAACGGAGGCAATTTGATATGCAAAAGTCAAAAAAATGGAGAATTCTTGCTTTAAGTACTATTGCTACTTCATTTTTCGCATTACAAACAGCAGAGGCAGCGACATATACAGTACAAAAAGGTGATACTTTATCCAAAATCGCCCAAAACCATCAAGTGAGCATTCAAGATCTAAAAAAATGGAACAATCTATCGAAAGATACGATTTATGTTGCACAAAAACTAGAGATTACTAAACTGGCTAATGGTGAAGCTGTAAAGCCTTCGAAACCAACAACACCGGCACAACCAACTATAGTTGCACATACGGTAATTAAAGGTGATACGCTTTCTAAAATTGCAAAACAATATAATGTAACACTCAATGATATTAAAAAATGGAATGGATTAGAGAAAGATATAATTTATATTGGACAAGTGTTAAAGATTTCTCCAGTAGCTGTCATACCTGAGGGTGATACAATACATAATCCTGTGACTCCGGATACGGGTACATCATCAACAGAAACGACCAAAGATCCTACTGCTAATGGACAAGCTATTTATAAGAAAGTAGTCGAGACTGCCAATAAAATAGTTGGGACACCTTATCTATATGGGGGTAACACACCAGAAGGGTTAGATTGCAGTGGATTTATTTTCTATGCATTTAACCAAGGTGGTTTAAAGATTGGCAGAGACAGCAGTGAAGGTTATTATGCTAGTAGTACCACTCAAGTGAAGAATCCAATAGCTGGAGATTTAGTGTTTTTCGAGAATACTTATAAAGAAGGTATTTCTCATATGGGTATCTATCTTGGTAATAATAAGTTTATTCATGCAGGGACTGAAGGTGTTGAAATTTCTGATGTTACGTATTCTTACTGGTCCAGTAGATTAGTAGCATATAAACGATTCGATATAGTGAAATAATAAATAGACGATCTCTGCTACATGTTGAGATCGCCTTTTTATTGATTGGAAAAAGACCACTGTTCGCTGATAGTATTGTGGGAATCGCTGATAGAGTTTTGATTACCGATGATAGAAATGTGAATAACACGGATAAAAGGTTGAGCTCCACCCAATTATAGATTTCGCTGAGAAGACCAATTAGGCACATAAAAACTCCCCCTTAGGTAAGAAGAAAGGGGGAGTTTTAATAATTATTGTGTTACACGTGCTGTCCAGCGAGAAAGGTCGGCACCTTTGGGATTCACTAATTGTGATGGGAAAATAAACGTCCAAGGCTTCGTTGAATTTGGTTGGACTGTCAAGATAGGGTCCATGTTAAATGAGCCTTTAGCTATTTGTATGCCTCTTGCATCAATAATTTCTATAGGTAGTAGTTCTAGGTTGATAGCTTTACTATGACCATTACGAATAAAGATAGAAACATTTAAACTTCCGTTATTCGCGAATTTAGCTTGTAAGCCTGTGAAATTAACTTCTGTTTCACCTAATTTAGGTAGAGTTTTTACGATTTTCGCAAGTTCTTCTTTCTGTTCAGCAGGTAATTGTTCTTCCCAAGTAGGATCTAATTCTAATTGATGATCACGTAAAGAGACTAGGTTAAAGGCAATTTTCCAGCCGTCTTCAGGAACTTCATTTACTTTTATTGTTGATTTTTCAAATTCAAATACCCAAGGGCGAGCACTTTCAGCAGGAATGGTTCCCAATGCTTTAAAATCGAATTTTTTCGATGCTATAAGCTCATCATCTTTATCCATAATGAATAATTCAATTTCTCCAAGTTCAATTGTCTCCGGTAAAGACGAGCGGAAAAATGCACGAACGAGCCAATTTCCTGAACGAGGCTCTTCATCAATACTAATAGAAGAAAGCGATAATTGATTTGGCTTTAATGGTTCTAACTCATTGGCTAAGAAGTTAAAAATATATTTTTGTTCTTGTGGAACGTCCCATTCTGGATGGAACGATAATTTTGTTACGACATCACGATTATCACCGTTATTAGAAGAATCATTTCTTAATATTTCGTTAGAGTCAATTGTGTTTTCTTGAACGACTTTGTCTGATTTTTTAAAGAATGAAAATAAGCCCATTATTGTTGTTCCCCCTGTTCAGCTTCAATCATCTTCATGAAGCCTGTTATTTCTATAATAATAGAACGGCGTAATTCTTGGAAATTCTTCCCGAACAATTCAAGTCCCTCACGCTGATAAACTCGCATAGGGTCTTCTTGTTGGTAATGACGTAAGCCGATTCCTTCTTTTAGATGCGCCATTGATTCTAAATGTTTCACCCAGCCGCTATCAATATAGCTAAGCATTACTTGGGGAATAACAGCCATGACACGGTCATTTTTAGCAAATTTTTCTATTTTTGCAGATAATTCATCAACTGGCTCTTGCAGTGAATCTAAAATAGGAATTACTTTTCCTACTTCTCTATCAATTGTGACCGGTGACAGGAAAAGACTATTTAATGACCTTTCCATCTCATCATAGTCCCATTCTACAGAAGGTAATTCATCTGGCGCTGCATCACGTACCGCAAAATCGACTGTTTCATAAAACATTTGTTTCAATTGTTCTATTAAATCTTCACCGGCTAAAATCTTGTCGCGTAGACCGTAAATCACTGTACGTTGATCATTGATAACATCATCTAATTTTAAATTGTACTCGCGCATACCGTATTGTGAACCTTCAACAATGCGTTGTGTGCGGTCGATAAGTTCTTGTACATCTTTGTTTTGGATTACGTCATTTTCATCTGCAATCATTTTGGCAGAGAATTTTTCAACATCTTCTTTTGCGTAACGACGGAACATATCATCTTCAATAGAGAGAATAAAGTGGCTTTCGCCAATGTCACCTTGACGACCTGAACGACCGCGAAGCTGATTATCAACACGGCGGCTTTCATGCTTTTCAGTACCGATAACATATAGACCACCAAGTGCATGTACGTCTTCACCTAGCACGATATCTGTACCACGACCAGCCATATTTGTTGCGACTGTAATACGGCCTTTTTGACCTGCTTCAGATATTAGTTCGACTTCTTGTTCAACTGTTTTCGCGTTTAATAATTGGAATTTTAACCCTTCCTTTTTCAAATAATCTGCCACAGTTTCAGATTGTAGAATAGAAGTGGTACCGATTAAAATAGGTTGGCCTTTTTCATGACGACGTTTAGCCTCAGCTGCCACATATTTATATTTAGCTTCTTGTGATTTGAAGATCATGTCAGGCTGATCGACACGTTGACGTGGACGATTTGTTGGAATTTGAATAACTTCCATTCCGTACACTTCTCGTATTTCCTTTTCCTGTGTTTTCGCTGTACCCGTCATCCCAGAAAGCCTCGGATACATACGGAAATAGTTTTGAATTGTAATTTGTGCTTGCGCTTTGTTTTCTTCAGTAATTGTTACACCTTCTTTAGCTTCAATAGCTTGATGCAAGCCATCAGAAAGTGAACGACCCTCTAAAATACGACCTGTGAACATATCTACAAGTTCAATTTTGTCATCTTTAACAATATAGTCAACATCGCGTTTAAACATAACGTGAGCACGAACAGCTTGAATAACATAGTGATAAAGAGTTTGGTGTTCGAGGTCATAGAGATTATCAACATTGAATGCAGCCTCGACCTTTTCAATACCTTTATCTGTTAAAGACGTAGCTTTTGTCTCATCGTCAAAATCATAGTCTTCTTCTTCTTTGAAGCGTTTAGCGAGCATTGAAGCAATGCGGTGTAGTTCATCGTTCGCAGGCATTTTACCAGCAATAATAAGTGGTGTTTTTGCTTCATCGATTAGTACACTATCAACTTCATCGATAATAGCGAAGTGGTAGGCACGTTGAACTTTATCAGCCAAGCTATGTGCCATGTTATCACGCAAGTAGTCGAAACCAAATTCAGTACCGACACCGTATGTAATATCTGCATTATAGGCTTGTTTTTTTGCCTCTGGCTCCATCATTGGCACGTTTAAGCCAACTGTTAGGCCAAGGAAACGGTGAATTTGTCCTACAAGTTCAAAGTCACGCTTGGCAAGATAATCATTTACCGTAATGACATGAACACCTTTGCCTTCTAATGCGCGTACATAAGATGGAAGTGACGCGACAAGCGTTTTCCCTTCACCTGTAGGCATTTCGGCAATATTTCCTTCAGTTAGTACTAGACCACCAATAAGTTGTACATCAAAATGACGCATACCTAATACACGTTTTGAGGCTTCGCGTACGACAGCAAAGGCGTCAGGGATGATTGATGTAATTGGCTCACCTTGTTCTAAACGATCCTTGAAAATAAAAGTCATTTCTTTTAACTCATCATCTGACTTGTTGACATAATTTTCTTCAAGATTATTAATCTGCGCTACTATTTTATAGTAGCGTTTTAGTTGACGAGCACTTGTTAGCTCGTTGTTACGTTTAAAAATTGAGAACATGAATTTACGCTCCTTTAATGTTGTCTAAATGCTAGACACTTCATTATTCTATCAAATTTTACGAATGGTGACTACATTTGACATACAGCACACGGACATAATAATAAGGAAATATGTCATTTGTGAAATGGTGGAAAATAAATAGAAAAAGTATATTTCATTGCTTGTTCGTGCTATAATCAAAATGGTTTTAAATGTAGATTATTTTTTTTGAGGAGGAGAGACATGCTTTATGTGTCTTTAATAGCAGCATTCGTTGCTTCCATTTTGTTAACTCCACTAGTTAAACGTTTAGCGTTCAGAATAGGTGCCGTTGACGCGCCGAACTATCGAAAAGTACATGCGAAAATTATGCCGAGACTTGGCGGATTGGCAATTTTCCTTGCGTTTTTAATTGGAGTGGCTATGCTATATCCGTATTTAATAAACGCACTACCTAGGTTGAAGATTAGTGAATATGGTTTAATTGCAATTATTATCGGAGCTACCATTATCGTAGCTACAGGTGTTGTTGATGATATGCGTGAAATATCGGCCAAGGCGAAAATGCTTGGCCAACTGATTGCTGCACTAATTGTTATTTTTGTTGGTGGTATTCAAATTGAATTTATCAATCTACCATTTTTTGGTGAGTTAGATTTTGGCTTCTTAAGTATTCCTTTAACGATTCTGTGGATTGTTGGTATTACAAATGCCATTAATTTAATCGATGGCTTAGATGGTCTAGCTGCAGGTGTATCATCGATTGCTCTCATTACACTGGCTGGTATGGCGATAATCATGAACAATATGTTTGTATTAGCGATTGCAGCCATTTTAGCAGTAGCAACAATTGGTTTCCTATTTTATAATTTCCATCCAGCGAAAATTTTTATGGGCGATACCGGCGCATTATTCCTTGGTTTTATGATATCGGTATTAGCATTACTAGGTTTTAAAAACGTAACAGTTATTTCGTTCATTATCCCAGTTATTATGCTAGGTGTACCGATTTCTGATACATTCTTTGCCATTATTCGTCGAGTACGTATGAAGAAAAAGTGGTCAGATCCAGATAAATCCCATTTACATCACCGTTTATTGGATATGGGCTTCACTCATCGTCAAACAGTTCTCATTATTTATGGTATTGCGATGATGTTCGGATTAGCCGCTATCATCTTCTCGATGGCAAAATTATGGGGTGCAATTTTACTGGTAGCTGTTATTTTAACGGCCATTGAAATTTTTGTTGAAGTGATAGGATTGGCAGGTAAAAACTATAAACCGCTGTTGAATTTTGTGCGGATATTTAATAAATAAACACGGAGAAAACAATCATGCGCTATGTGTATGATTGTTTTTTTTTATGGTTAGGAGGAGGCGAGTGTAATGTCTGGTTGGTTGTGTATAAAACCTCAGGTAAATGAGAGATACGCTCGGGAGAACAACAGTACAGCGCAGATAGAATGCAAAAGGCATTGGAAAAAAGAGTCAAACATAAATTGTTACATAAAAAAGCCTTTCCACCATCAAGTTTGATGTTGGAAAGGCTTTTGATGTTTATTGTGCTGATTCATTTGTGGAGGGATCGTCTTCGCCAGCTGCGTTATCTTTACCCGTATTACCACTAGTTAGGCTAGACGAAGATTTATTTAAGTTGAGATGGTTTTTGAGTGTACTTGTTACTTCATCTACTGATTCTTGATTTAATTGATAAAAGTATATGCCTGTTGACATATCATCCGTACCATCTAGCGTTAATGAGTCTATACGTGGCATACCTTGCGTTAAATAAGATAGGAAAGATTTCATTTCACTAAATGTCATGTCGGTTTTCATATTATCACCGATTGCTTTAATGACATCATCATATTTTGAAATGGCGCCAACTGTAGCCACTTGTTTAATAATCGCTGTTAAAATTTCTTGTTGACGTTTACCACGTTCAATATCACTATCTTGCTTACGTGTACGAGCAAGTGCGAGTGCTTCACTACCGTTTAAATGTTGTAAGCCAGGTTGTAAGTTGATTGAATTGCGATCGAATTCATCCTTCTCATGTAAGACATATGGTACCTTTGCCTCGATACCACCTAATGCATCAACAACATCGATAAAAGCATTGAAGTTCATACGTACATAATAATCAATTGGAATATCTAATAAACCTTCAACGGTTTCAATTGTAGAAAGTGTACCACCAAACGCATGTGCATGGGCAATTTTATCTTTATATCCTACGGAAGGAATATAAACGTAAGAATCGCGAGGGATGCTTAGCATTTTAATCGTCTTCGTTTTATTGTTTAGCGTTGCTAAAATGAGCGCATCTGAACGCGAGTTTTCAGAACCTTGACCTCGATTTTCACTATCATCTACACCGACAAATAAAATGGAAACATTATCATGCACAGGTTCTACTTTTTCTTCACGTAGTGTAGAAACTTCTCGACCTTCTAATACCTCGTGCGCTGAGTCTGCTGCATGTTTAGCCTGCTTCGTGATGTAGACACCGTAAGCAGTGACACAAATTAGTAAACTAGCAACGAGTAGTAAAGCTACTTTGATAATTAAGGAAGCTTTAGATGACCTCTTTTTCTTTTTTAAATTGTTTCTTTTCATAATTTATATATTCTCCTCTAACTTTTGGGAATAATGAAGCAATTAACCTTACCTCTTCAATACGTGGGGACGAACGCATAAAATTATTTAATTCAGTAAAGCTATTAGTGTGTAGGTGAAAAATGTGATAAGAGCTAATGTTAGTAAACTATATTAATGTGATAACTACTAAGTGTTACATTACGCAACATGGATTTAGTTCAAAACTTGGGTCTAATTACGCTTATCGTGTAACTGATAAAATAGCTCAACATTAAAATTATACTATGGACATTCCATATTCGACAATTAAAAATATTTATTTCACAACAAATTCGATAAATTGTACATCCTCGAAAGTGATTTTTGCTTGTCCGTTTGTTAATTCGGTTACCCAATTTCGGAATAAATTTTCTTGCTCTTTTAGCACAGAGACAATGATTTCGACACCTTCTAGGTAGCGGATTTCTTCTAATGTATAGGAAGAACTACGAATCTCGTTTTCTACTTTTCCTAGCCATGTGTAGTCGATGGCAATTTTTATAATATGATGTAACTTCCGTTCGACAACTTGTGCAGCGAGTAAGCCTTCAGTTGTTGCTTTTCCATATGCACGAATAAGACCGCCGCCGCCTAGCTTTATGCCACCGAAGTAACGTGTAACGACAACGACCGTATCCTTTAGACCTTGTTTTTTCAATACTTCTAACATTGGGACGCCAGCTGTGCCACTAGGTTCCCCATCATCATTCGCCTTTTGAATATGATCATGTGCCCCAATTATATAAGCTGAGCAATTATGTGTGGCATTATGGTGTGATTTTTTTATACTTTCAATAAAAGTAATTGCATCCTCTTCTGTCTCTGCACGTTCTATATAAGTGAGAAAGCGTGATTTAGAAATAATGATTTCGCTTTCTCCATATCCTTTAACAGTTAAATAGTTTTCTCTCATATATGTCATTCTCCTTTAAAAATAGGGTTGTATTCTATAATTTTCATAAAGAAAAAGCATTAAATTTTATGATTGTGATGCTATAATAGGAATAGACTTATGAAATTGGTCTTTCAAAATAGTATGTAATCATAAGGACATTAGACTGGGGAGTACACTATGTTTTCAAATGATACCTTCGATTTAGAGTCGCTTGATGGCGTATTTAATCGAATGTTAGAGACAATAATGAGCTCCAAAGATGATATCTTCATTATAAGCGAACAAAGTCGTTTAAGCTTTGAAGATATGCAAAAAGAGCTAGAAATTGTACGAAAACAAATATCAATAGTTATCGATGAAGGCGATGCTTTAGAAAAAAGTACGCAGCTTGCGAAGCAAAGACTTGTGTTAGTGAGTAAAGCATTTGATAATTATACCGAAGAACAAGTTAGAGATGCATATGAAACGGCACATGATTTTCAAGTGAAACTATCAGTCATTAAAACACAAGAAAAGCAATTACGCGACAAAAGAGATGACTTAGAGAGAAGATTAAGAGGATTACTCGATACGATTGAACGTGCTGATCATATTGTCAATCAAGTGAATGTCGTTTTAAATTATTTAACATCGGATTTAAAAAATGTTGGGTTAGCGCTTGAACAAGCAAAAATGAAGCAGGATTTTGGTATCCGTATAATCGCTGCACAAGAAGAAGAGCGGAAACGATTATCAAGAGAAATTCATGATGGACCTGCTCAAATGTTGGCCAATGTATTAATGCGCACTGATTTAATTGAAAGAACGTATCGTGAAAAGGGCATTGAAAATGCTTTGGCGGAAATAGCTGATTTAAAGAAAACGGTGCGTAACGCATTATCTGAAGTGCGTCGTATTATTTACGATTTACGACCAATGGCGCTCGATGATTTGGGCATTATTCCGACATTAAAGAAATATTTGTCGACAGTGACTGAATATAATCCTGGTGTCGAAGTTCATTTCCAATCAAGAAGCACCGAACAACGTATTCCTTCAAACTATGAAGTATCCATTTTCCGTTTAGTGCAAGAATGTGTAACCAATGCCATGAAGCACGGGAAATGTAAGGATATATGGGTCAAGCTCGAGTGGTTGCCCAATGCGGTAAATATCGTCGTAAAAGATGATGGCGTAGGATTTGATCCTCGCGGCGTCAAAGACCATTCTTTTGGTATTTTAGGTATGCGAGAACGAATTGAAATCTTAAATGGTACAATCTCAATTGATAGTGAGATAAATCGAGGCACAACGGTCCTATTTAAAATTCCGTTAGAAGTAGAGTGAAGCAATTTGTTGCAGAAATTTAGGGGGTAAAGACTTATGACGAAGATTATTATTGTAGACGATCACCAGCTATTCCGTGAAGGGGTAAAACGTATTTTAGATTTTGAAGATACGTTTGATGTAGTTGCTGAAGGTGACGATGGTACAGATGTAGTAAACTTATACGCAGAAAATCAACCAAATGTGGTATTAATGGATATTAATATGCCAGGCAGAAATGGTGTAGAAGCAACAGCAGATTTAATTGCAGAATTTCCAGATGCAAAAGTAATCATGCTATCCATTCATGATGATGAAACTTACGTTACTCATGCACTGAAATCAGGTGCACTTGGTTATATGTTAAAAGAGATGGATGCTGACGAAATCGTAGAAGCCATTAAAGTAGTGGCGAACGGCGGTTCTTACCTACATCCAAAAGTAACGAAAAATTTAGTAGCAGAATTCCGACGTCTTTCTGAACATGAAAACAAAGGTAACTTCCATCAAACAGAAATTCGCCGTCCATTCCATCTATTGACGAAACGTGAATGTGAAGTATTACAACTATTAACAGATGGTCAATCAAACCGTACAATTGGTGAAACATTGTTTATCTCTGAAAAAACAGTAAAAAACCACGTTTCAAGCATTTTACAAAAAATGAATGTGAACGACCGTACGCAAGCTGTTGTAACAGCTATTAAAAACGGCTGGGTTGAAGTACGTTAATTGCATAGTATAGGAATAAAAGCTGTATTTAAAAGCTACTTTAAAGATGAAGTAGTTTTTAAAGCAGTTTTTTCTCTTTATGCAGCAAATATTTCTTTGATAAGGTCTTCGGATGCAATTACGCAGAGGCGCAA of the Lysinibacillus fusiformis genome contains:
- a CDS encoding sensor histidine kinase codes for the protein MFSNDTFDLESLDGVFNRMLETIMSSKDDIFIISEQSRLSFEDMQKELEIVRKQISIVIDEGDALEKSTQLAKQRLVLVSKAFDNYTEEQVRDAYETAHDFQVKLSVIKTQEKQLRDKRDDLERRLRGLLDTIERADHIVNQVNVVLNYLTSDLKNVGLALEQAKMKQDFGIRIIAAQEEERKRLSREIHDGPAQMLANVLMRTDLIERTYREKGIENALAEIADLKKTVRNALSEVRRIIYDLRPMALDDLGIIPTLKKYLSTVTEYNPGVEVHFQSRSTEQRIPSNYEVSIFRLVQECVTNAMKHGKCKDIWVKLEWLPNAVNIVVKDDGVGFDPRGVKDHSFGILGMRERIEILNGTISIDSEINRGTTVLFKIPLEVE
- a CDS encoding LCP family protein, which gives rise to MKRNNLKKKKRSSKASLIIKVALLLVASLLICVTAYGVYITKQAKHAADSAHEVLEGREVSTLREEKVEPVHDNVSILFVGVDDSENRGQGSENSRSDALILATLNNKTKTIKMLSIPRDSYVYIPSVGYKDKIAHAHAFGGTLSTIETVEGLLDIPIDYYVRMNFNAFIDVVDALGGIEAKVPYVLHEKDEFDRNSINLQPGLQHLNGSEALALARTRKQDSDIERGKRQQEILTAIIKQVATVGAISKYDDVIKAIGDNMKTDMTFSEMKSFLSYLTQGMPRIDSLTLDGTDDMSTGIYFYQLNQESVDEVTSTLKNHLNLNKSSSSLTSGNTGKDNAAGEDDPSTNESAQ
- a CDS encoding glycosyltransferase family 4 protein, translating into MLYVSLIAAFVASILLTPLVKRLAFRIGAVDAPNYRKVHAKIMPRLGGLAIFLAFLIGVAMLYPYLINALPRLKISEYGLIAIIIGATIIVATGVVDDMREISAKAKMLGQLIAALIVIFVGGIQIEFINLPFFGELDFGFLSIPLTILWIVGITNAINLIDGLDGLAAGVSSIALITLAGMAIIMNNMFVLAIAAILAVATIGFLFYNFHPAKIFMGDTGALFLGFMISVLALLGFKNVTVISFIIPVIMLGVPISDTFFAIIRRVRMKKKWSDPDKSHLHHRLLDMGFTHRQTVLIIYGIAMMFGLAAIIFSMAKLWGAILLVAVILTAIEIFVEVIGLAGKNYKPLLNFVRIFNK
- a CDS encoding YigZ family protein; the encoded protein is MRENYLTVKGYGESEIIISKSRFLTYIERAETEEDAITFIESIKKSHHNATHNCSAYIIGAHDHIQKANDDGEPSGTAGVPMLEVLKKQGLKDTVVVVTRYFGGIKLGGGGLIRAYGKATTEGLLAAQVVERKLHHIIKIAIDYTWLGKVENEIRSSSYTLEEIRYLEGVEIIVSVLKEQENLFRNWVTELTNGQAKITFEDVQFIEFVVK
- the secA2 gene encoding accessory Sec system translocase SecA2, with amino-acid sequence MFSIFKRNNELTSARQLKRYYKIVAQINNLEENYVNKSDDELKEMTFIFKDRLEQGEPITSIIPDAFAVVREASKRVLGMRHFDVQLIGGLVLTEGNIAEMPTGEGKTLVASLPSYVRALEGKGVHVITVNDYLAKRDFELVGQIHRFLGLTVGLNVPMMEPEAKKQAYNADITYGVGTEFGFDYLRDNMAHSLADKVQRAYHFAIIDEVDSVLIDEAKTPLIIAGKMPANDELHRIASMLAKRFKEEEDYDFDDETKATSLTDKGIEKVEAAFNVDNLYDLEHQTLYHYVIQAVRAHVMFKRDVDYIVKDDKIELVDMFTGRILEGRSLSDGLHQAIEAKEGVTITEENKAQAQITIQNYFRMYPRLSGMTGTAKTQEKEIREVYGMEVIQIPTNRPRQRVDQPDMIFKSQEAKYKYVAAEAKRRHEKGQPILIGTTSILQSETVADYLKKEGLKFQLLNAKTVEQEVELISEAGQKGRITVATNMAGRGTDIVLGEDVHALGGLYVIGTEKHESRRVDNQLRGRSGRQGDIGESHFILSIEDDMFRRYAKEDVEKFSAKMIADENDVIQNKDVQELIDRTQRIVEGSQYGMREYNLKLDDVINDQRTVIYGLRDKILAGEDLIEQLKQMFYETVDFAVRDAAPDELPSVEWDYDEMERSLNSLFLSPVTIDREVGKVIPILDSLQEPVDELSAKIEKFAKNDRVMAVIPQVMLSYIDSGWVKHLESMAHLKEGIGLRHYQQEDPMRVYQREGLELFGKNFQELRRSIIIEITGFMKMIEAEQGEQQ
- the brnQ gene encoding branched-chain amino acid transport system II carrier protein — translated: MKFIKENLAVGLLLFALFLGAGNIIFPPLLGQQAGEHITTAMIGFLITGVGLPLLAIVAVAKAGGDLQLLANRVNPIFGIIFTSIVYLAIGPFFAVPRTGSVSYEIGIAPFLSEAASEHWAPLFITSVLFFALILYLSINPSKLVDRVGKILTPALLLVILLLAVKSFVTPLGEPGTAVGNYTVSPFAEGFVQGYLTMDVLSALVFGIVILQALRDMGMSDTKKQVKTTIFAGIVAAIGLAFVYISLGYIGNTSIDAIGVSNNGGTIIAKSADVLFGDLGSIVLSLTILLACVSTAVGLLTANAQFFNKLFPKISYKVFLIVFTIVSLAITNVGLTTIINTSLPVLLIIYPLAMVLMVLSLVDNFFKGGQIVYILALIPTFMVSLYDGLKLMDIKLVPYENLLKLLPLYEQSLGWLVPAIVGAIIGFILHKIFKKK
- a CDS encoding response regulator transcription factor, whose protein sequence is MTKIIIVDDHQLFREGVKRILDFEDTFDVVAEGDDGTDVVNLYAENQPNVVLMDINMPGRNGVEATADLIAEFPDAKVIMLSIHDDETYVTHALKSGALGYMLKEMDADEIVEAIKVVANGGSYLHPKVTKNLVAEFRRLSEHENKGNFHQTEIRRPFHLLTKRECEVLQLLTDGQSNRTIGETLFISEKTVKNHVSSILQKMNVNDRTQAVVTAIKNGWVEVR
- a CDS encoding accessory Sec system S-layer assembly protein, which gives rise to MGLFSFFKKSDKVVQENTIDSNEILRNDSSNNGDNRDVVTKLSFHPEWDVPQEQKYIFNFLANELEPLKPNQLSLSSISIDEEPRSGNWLVRAFFRSSLPETIELGEIELFIMDKDDELIASKKFDFKALGTIPAESARPWVFEFEKSTIKVNEVPEDGWKIAFNLVSLRDHQLELDPTWEEQLPAEQKEELAKIVKTLPKLGETEVNFTGLQAKFANNGSLNVSIFIRNGHSKAINLELLPIEIIDARGIQIAKGSFNMDPILTVQPNSTKPWTFIFPSQLVNPKGADLSRWTARVTQ
- a CDS encoding C40 family peptidase, whose amino-acid sequence is MQKSKKWRILALSTIATSFFALQTAEAATYTVQKGDTLSKIAQNHQVSIQDLKKWNNLSKDTIYVAQKLEITKLANGEAVKPSKPTTPAQPTIVAHTVIKGDTLSKIAKQYNVTLNDIKKWNGLEKDIIYIGQVLKISPVAVIPEGDTIHNPVTPDTGTSSTETTKDPTANGQAIYKKVVETANKIVGTPYLYGGNTPEGLDCSGFIFYAFNQGGLKIGRDSSEGYYASSTTQVKNPIAGDLVFFENTYKEGISHMGIYLGNNKFIHAGTEGVEISDVTYSYWSSRLVAYKRFDIVK